The Desulfolucanica intricata nucleotide sequence AATCATTAGCTTTGACTCCTATACTTATTTTAAATCTTTTTTACCGTTTACCACCGGCTTAAGGGATTTTTTAAAGAGGGGCGGCAGCCTGGCCTGGGGGATTGTGCCCACCTCTGCTAAAGTTTGGGAAGAAAGTGAAGACAGTCTCTTTAAACTACTGACTTTGCAGTGGGATGAGCTGGGGAAGAAAGGTATCAGCCAGGAGTTGCTCCTGCGGCAGGCTTTAATTACTCCCGCCTGCGGCACAGGTTTGCTTACATTCGATGAGGCGGAAAGGATTTATACTTTAACCCGTCAAATTGGAAAGAGGTGCCGGAATTGTTAATCGACTACCACCTGCACACTATTCGCTGCGGTCATGCTGAGGGGGAGATGTGGGAGTATTTAGAAGAATCACTGGAAAAGGGGATAGGGGAAGTAGGATTTGCCGATCATTTGCCTCTTTATTTTCAGTCGAAAGAAGCAAGGGAACCAGGTATAGCTATGGATGAAGAAGAACTAATGGCCTATGTTGAGGATGTTAGGCGGATACAAAAGTTATATCCCGATATATCTATAAAACTGGGTATTGAGGCAGACTTTGTGCCGGGACGGGAAGATAAACTGCTTGGTTTACTAAAAGACTTACCGTTTGATTATGTATTAGGTTCTGTGCATTTTATAGATGGCTGGGGTTTTGATAACCCGGATTTTCTGGCGGAATACCAAAACAAGGACATAGATCAACTGTACTGCCGCTATTTTGAGCTGCTTCAACAGGCGGCGTTGTCGGGAATCTTTGATAGTTTAGCTCATCCGG carries:
- a CDS encoding histidinol-phosphatase HisJ family protein; translated protein: MPELLIDYHLHTIRCGHAEGEMWEYLEESLEKGIGEVGFADHLPLYFQSKEAREPGIAMDEEELMAYVEDVRRIQKLYPDISIKLGIEADFVPGREDKLLGLLKDLPFDYVLGSVHFIDGWGFDNPDFLAEYQNKDIDQLYCRYFELLQQAALSGIFDSLAHPDLIKKFGFSPKERLTGVYEDTVKVIKKSGICIEVNTAGLRVPAQEIYPAESFLSLCFEQGIPVTLGSDAHKPEHVGQNFAEAEALLRKVGYTHIAKFTGRKREMVII